In Ignavibacteriales bacterium, the following proteins share a genomic window:
- a CDS encoding response regulator produces the protein MESTRIPEATKSSREILKHVDQLVKSNNLEKALQEVKKARELDPKNLYAFAYEERIQELFFQQQRKNTDPQNNVKNTDVSDKVLTPYNLNEHILTDPAGINGMKVPALYEEFKKAGLRSTDSTEPAKIKRASKEALETYKQALLLIWSDGQKTEEEVHELLDLRQSLSITAEEHEVLDRQAKLEIYIFLLKHLLQHASQTEVKESLAELRKSFDVSNSDQVVIDANLVVLKEMKRKKWKIAVIDDDEQILTLMEATLVQEKYNVAGFSTSDDAYEYFKKEKVDLILCDISLETSTMNGFLFYEKTRELRHLQQVPFVFITGLNDAVLMRASKEIGVDDFLVKPIHRENLLATVRGKIKRYEQLRLLSGL, from the coding sequence TTGGAATCGACACGAATACCTGAAGCCACGAAATCGTCCAGAGAAATCCTAAAGCATGTCGATCAACTTGTAAAATCGAATAATTTAGAAAAGGCGCTTCAGGAAGTAAAAAAAGCGCGCGAATTAGATCCCAAAAATTTATATGCATTTGCCTATGAAGAACGAATTCAAGAACTTTTTTTTCAGCAGCAACGCAAAAATACAGATCCACAAAATAACGTAAAGAATACCGATGTATCTGACAAAGTGCTCACACCATATAATCTGAATGAGCACATTCTCACTGATCCCGCAGGCATCAATGGAATGAAAGTGCCGGCGCTGTATGAGGAATTCAAAAAAGCGGGTCTGCGTTCTACTGATTCAACCGAACCTGCAAAAATAAAACGAGCGTCGAAAGAAGCATTAGAAACCTACAAACAGGCACTCTTGCTTATCTGGTCTGACGGTCAAAAAACTGAAGAGGAAGTACACGAACTTCTAGACCTCAGACAATCGCTTTCTATTACAGCGGAAGAACATGAAGTCTTAGATAGACAAGCAAAATTAGAAATTTATATTTTTTTACTAAAGCATCTTTTACAACATGCATCGCAGACAGAGGTGAAAGAAAGTCTTGCCGAACTTCGTAAAAGTTTCGACGTGTCAAATTCCGACCAGGTTGTCATCGATGCAAACCTTGTTGTTTTAAAGGAGATGAAGAGGAAGAAGTGGAAGATTGCTGTGATTGACGATGACGAGCAAATACTTACCTTGATGGAGGCGACGCTTGTTCAAGAAAAATACAATGTGGCGGGCTTTAGCACGTCGGATGATGCATACGAATATTTTAAGAAAGAAAAAGTTGATTTGATTCTCTGTGACATCAGCCTGGAAACTTCAACAATGAATGGTTTTTTATTTTATGAAAAAACCAGGGAACTGCGTCACCTGCAGCAAGTGCCATTTGTGTTTATCACAGGATTAAATGATGCCGTTCTTATGCGAGCTAGTAAAGAAATCGGTGTCGATGATTTTCTTGTTAAACCGATTCATCGCGAAAATCTTCTTGCCACAGTTCGTGGAAAAATAAAAAGGTACGAACAGCTCAGACTTCTATCAGGATTGTAA